AGCACCGTGGGCACGGTCGGTCGGTCGATCGATCGCAGTCGCCGCCGCCGCTCTCCGTGGGTTATAAAAGGAGAAAACCGTAGAGAGATCGAGGGTTCGTGCTGGCCAGCGTATTAATTGGAACGCGATCGGCTCAAGAAACTGCCTCCGATTCAAATTCGGCGTCGATGTCGGAGAGCTCGCTCTCAGCGCCGGTTTAGGCATTTTTTTTTCTGAGCGAACGCCGGTTTAGGCTTCTGGCGCTCCAAGGAGACGCCTAGCGGGCCGGGCCAAGCAATTCTTGGATCGGGAACATGACGCTCGAAGGAATTCAAATTGGTCGATATTCTTTACCCTAAAAAACTGGTCGATATtctttttctaaaagaaaaaactGGTCGATTTCTAAAGAAAAAAAACTGATGGATCCTCTGctcaaaaggaaaaacaaaactgATCGATCGAAGTCACCTAAAAAAGCCCTGAATGATCaaacttgcctccttgaaaaaagaTCTGCTCAATCCACCAATCGTTTCTCTAATGTCCGCGGCGTTCTATGTCTCTGCCACGCGTCTTTATGGCAGCGCACCACATCTCTTCTTTCATCCTTATTATCTTCACTAAAACGCTAGCCACATATATTCTTGTAACTGGACTCATATTTCAAAAGGCACACTGAAACCAAcggtttgttgcccacccaccaggAGAGAACCGTGAGGGAGGGCAACGACAACGACACAAcctccatcgttggtggcctcccaGACCACGGTGGGGTGACAAGGGCGGCCGACCCGAGTTGTCGCCGTCGAAGCCACCCAGGTAGTGCTGACAGGAAGAGCCATGTCTGGCGAGCCCAGGAGAGGCTGGGACCACGACACAACAAGTCCATGGAGAACGATGCGTGTCCTCCTAGCCGCCTTCGCGGCGGCGTTATCCCGGCCGGAGGTCCTCGTCGCCGGCGGCAAAGCCGGTGCAAGACCAGCGTCAAGGCACGGTCGGGTCGGCTTCGCGCAACGAAAGACGCCCGTGCCTACTAGGCTGTGCGTTCGCACGCCGACAAGTTTCTGCAACAACGACGAAGTTGCAAAACGGCGACACCACGACAGTGCTGCCGCGACATCCTTTTCATTGCAAGAAAAACCTGCAACATCATTCATGTTGCAAAAGTTCTTTCCGCAACATCAACTCTGTTGCAAAAAGGTGAAGCTGaagaaaaaaaaatctataacACAACTTCTGTTACAGATGTTTCTGCAATATATGAGCTCAGTTGAAAGGAGTTGGGTCGTTGGATAACGCCAGATCTAATGGCTGCAGGGGGAGATATGCAATTCTCTTCTTAATTAATGGATGAAAGTGATAGTTTTATCTAGAAAATACTTACCATTATCTTATGGAATTCTTTTACACAATAGTAAGGGGGCTGCTACGCGTCCACCGgctgatctttttaaaagatcggtCGGGTCGTGCACCGTCAGATCCTATGTCCATCGAGGGCCGAGTGGCGTTCTTCATCTTTGCAACACAGGTAATGTTGCAGAAACATTTGCATCAAAGGTCGTGCCGCAAAAATCTTTGCAACAAAGGTCATGTTGCAGAAAACTTTTGCTACATAGGTCAGGTTGCGGAATTTTTTCTTCGTCTTTCTGCAACATAGGTACTGTTGCGAAAGAAACTTTTGCAACAAAGGTCATATTGCAGAAAACTTTTACAACATAGGTTAGATTgcagattttttttcttcttcgtcttcttgcaACATAGGGACTGTCGCGGAAGAAACTTTTGCAACAGAGGTCATGTTGCAGAAAACTTTTacaacattttttttcttttgtgcatCATTTTTGCAACATAGTTGATGTTGTTGAATTTTTTGCAACGAAGATGATGCTGCATAAACGCCGCCCACCCTTGCCGACGCATGTCGCAGCATCGTCGCCGCCATCAACTCTATCGAAGACTCCCCTTGGTCGATCGATCTCCGTCGCCGCCGCTCTTTGAGGGAACGCAATCGAAGCAAGCAGCCGTTCCCGATTCGAACTCAAGCACCGACCGATGCACGTATAAGCTGCAGCTTATTGGGCCTGGATTACTACTAATAGACACGGTGGGCCTGAGTTAGCAGGTTTGTGGCCCTTCTTGTACCTTTGCTAAAAGAAAAACCAGGATTCTTGTACGgacgtttagtcccacatcgggGACTTGAGCATCATCGGGAGCTACAGCCGACTATTTAGACGCCACCAAGGGCTCCCTTGAAACTCACTTACCTGGACGGGGTCGATGAGAGATCAAGAAGTCTCATGGCCTAGATCAGTGGCCTACATTGCACCTTGTGGGCGCACTGGTTTACCATCTCCCTCTGGGAGAGTGGACGTCGTAATTTGTTGCAGAGGGGGTACGCGTTCGCGCGGCCCCTACCAACACTTAAACTGAAAAATTACCTGTTATTCAAAGATTTCAAGCAGAAATATCAAACTATTCAGTATCAACAAAGATGATGCAACAACAGATGAGCACACATAATTCAGTTCACCCAGTTTAGGACACACTAACTGCGATCTCCTTCTCTTAGACCTCACGAGTGGTGGCCGATAGCCGTGCGGGAGACTAAGTTATGTCCTGCCTGGTTAGACCATATGCTCATAGCATCAGTAACGAGATAAATTCAGAGACATCGTGTTATCTCACTGTGAGTTATTCGTAGGGCGCTTTGACCAAACTTTTGATGCCCACATGAAAAGGCTGGTGATGCCAGAGGCTGCTCCAAATCCTGACTGGATGTCCGCAATCAACTCACGGACTTCTCTCACAGTAGTAGCCACCAATGGCTCACCTACTGCTTTGTTCCGGTTAGCCACCCCCTGAGCGGTTCCTAAAAAACGGAACAAATGCTAAGGCAAAAAACCTTGGGCATGGTTCTTAAGCCATGTTAGAAGTTTTTTTTGCTGGGTAagccatgtactccctccattcctaaatacaagtctttgtagagatttcactaggtggactacatacggagcaaaatgaatgaatctacacttaaaatgcatctatatacatccgtatgtggttcatagtgaaatctctacaaagacttatatttaggaacggatggagtagaaGTTAATGCCACCAGAGCAGAGATCACCTTGTTGGGCTGAGGTTGCCAGCTGGCGAAGTTGAGCGTCAGCTGTATGAACAATGCTCAAGGAACTCCTCACAACCTTCGTCAATTCTTGACTGATCTAGGGAATGGTTATATTGTTAGTTATCCAGAAATTATCCCCTATTAAGGAATTTGAGCTCTTTTACACAACACACTGTAATACTGCAAAAGTTGCCAACATGTGTGGACACAAAGTCACGATCTAGTACTCTTGAGAAGAAAAAAAGGCAGCATCCAGTAATCAGAATACAATCTCAGAAAAGAGTTATGTCTGTGGATGGCAGATACAGCAAGTGAACAATATCTGGAATTAACTACCATAGCCAAAAGTAATTACACATCCAGGTCACTTCGAGTCAATGCAGTTTCATATATGCAAATCAGCCGATCATCTAATAATATATATAAAAGAAAAGATTCACTTCGAGTTAATGCAGTTTCATATATGCAAATCAGCCGATCATCTAATAATATATATAAAAGAAAAGATTAAAGGAAACAGGTGTGAGAAGTGTTTAGTTACTTGCCTTAGGTCACTGAGATCAACACTCAAGGCACCGATCTCTTTTGCAACTAGTCTCACTGAAGCCATACTTTCAGGAAGCTTCTCTCTTGTGAGGTCAAATGACTTTTCAAGAGACTCTGCTGCCCTCTTACAGTCCTGAAAATGTTTAGCATATCAATATCCATAGTTGCTACATGTTTCATTTAGAAGTTTTAAGTTTTACCGAATGGACCAACCTACCAACATGGAGGGAATCGCCGAAAAGAATATGAAGCTGGCAGATATTGCAACCTACATAAGATAGTAACTGTGATCAACAGAGACAGTAGGCTCCCGACGCTGACAAGCGCAAATTAAAGATGGGAGCCAAATTATCCAGAATAAACCTGACAAGATATGGTTCTATATAAGAAGTATTCTTCACAAGAGAAACTGCGACTTTCACTTGGATGAACCATGCTCGTGCAGTTTTCCCATCACTATTTTTTTTACCAACATATACGTTTGCAATGATTTTTTCTTATCAGAACTATTTAATTGACAAAAGCACTTTCGCTTGTATGGGAAGTGCTCCTGCATCCAAACTAAGTACCTGCGCACCTAGAAAGAAACTCAAAATATGCATACATATTATTTATGGACTGGGTCAGTGACTGAATTTTCTGCAACTTAACTTGCGGCGTGCTATTTTCAGATTGGAAAATGGAGAGCATTTGGCTTCCGTTTTTCCCCCGCAGGAGGACTGCTGACTTCCTTGATATGTCAATTAATAAACAATCTAAAGTCATGAATATTCGTACTACAAGTATCCATTGTAATCAGGGTACAAAACTTCAGCCTATATCTGTCATAAGCCAATCCCTAACGTACGTGCAGCACGTAGATGCATTCCAAACATGCTTTCAGTTTCGAGTAAGTTTTCCACCCTGAACATTGCTTTAAAAGAGACCCGTTGGGCACACAAAAACATAAGTTGGTTAGGAATCTGAATCTGCTATGCCTGCATTATTTCAGTGCAGTGACACTAGTCTACCATGCGTTAGTTAGCAAAAATCATCTGAGCGAGCGGTTTTGGATAAAGCTCTGGATTAAGAGCTTGATACGAGCTTTAAAATGAGGAGCACGGGGCAGGGGGCCGTACCGCGGAAGCagcgacggagaggaggaggaggaggccgccgccgTCTGGGGGTCGGACAGAGGCGGGCGGGGAGGGAGCGGCCACGGAGGCGAGGCGCAGGCTCGAAGCATCCGGGGACTCAGCCGACTGATACTTCGTGGCAGCTCTGCATCTGCTGGACCCGAGCAGGAGACGGCCGCGCGGGCGGAGGAGGCAGGCGGAGGTGGTCGGGAGCTTGGGGTTGGGGGCTTCGGCGTGGCGAGGAAGAGGAAGGGACAACATCTGGTAGTCGCGAGTTCGAGTGATGGAAACGGAAGAATGTCTATGTCTAATGCCAAAACGGAGGCCGAGCTCATAAGAAGTACTCCCCcttaaagaaatataaaagtgtttagacaCTATGGAGTATGTGTGTACATTTTCATTATGAAATATGTTAAAATGAGGACTTCAAAGAAATAAATATGTGGCTTTTTAGCACATGCATTGTTCACTCTATAAGAACAAATTAAAGTTCTGATCAAGTCAAGAGAACAAATCAAGCTCACCTAGGTTCGGAGAACGGCAAATGGAGCTGCACATGCGTTGGCTAAACTGGGTGTGAGTTCTAGTGATTCGGTTTTTTGGGACTTGGTCCCCCAAATTGTATTCTTAGCATTGTTTCAGACGAAATTCCTAATTTAGTTTAATAAAGTTGGGTTGgaactttcaaaaaaaaatccatgATTTTTGTATGCAGCTCACAATTCAAGGTATTTCACcgtgaaattttacacacatatacACTACATCCTTGTTGTGTGTATATttgtttttagaattttttaaaactaaaatgtttgcttttGAATGTTTTAAAATTTCAGTCTCTATGGAGCTTGGCCTTCAAATCGCCCTCATGGCACCACAAAGATTTTTAGATCATGGATATTCCATAGCAACGGGATAGCTCAGTCAACAGGCACTTTAATGTTAAGACTTAAGACACATCATCACGCAAAGCTAGCCCTTAAAATTCAGACTGGGCCTTTAGCTGTTAGATGCCTTTCTTCATATGTAGGTCTTTGTCTTGGTAGGGATGTTCTCTCCAGGTCAAGTATGAGTCCATTCACACTCCTCTCTGTAAAATGTTCTATGTAAAATGTTGCCAAGTGAATAAAAATATTTTTAtgtttaaaaaataaataaattaataaaGGTAAGGCGATTCAGAGCCACAAGGATTCTTGTACTCCCGTTATGTCTCATATCGAAGGCTCAAGCACCCTCGAGAGGAGAGCTGACTATTTAGACTCCAGGCAGGGTGGCCTAGAAACTTACTTACCGACGGGGTTAAGAAGAGATCAAGAAAGTCTCATggcctatgatacgtctccaatgtatctataatttgattgttccatgttattatatcatctgttttagatgtttaatgggctttat
This portion of the Triticum dicoccoides isolate Atlit2015 ecotype Zavitan chromosome 7A, WEW_v2.0, whole genome shotgun sequence genome encodes:
- the LOC119330332 gene encoding uncharacterized protein LOC119330332, whose translation is MLSLPLPRHAEAPNPKLPTTSACLLRPRGRLLLGSSRCRAATKYQSAESPDASSLRLASVAAPSPPASVRPPDGGGLLLLLSVAASAVAISASFIFFSAIPSMLDCKRAAESLEKSFDLTREKLPESMASVRLVAKEIGALSVDLSDLSQELTKVVRSSLSIVHTADAQLRQLATSAQQGTAQGVANRNKAVGEPLVATTVREVRELIADIQSGFGAASGITSLFMWASKVWSKRPTNNSQ